One region of Bosea vaviloviae genomic DNA includes:
- a CDS encoding LysR family substrate-binding domain-containing protein, which translates to MELVEEKTIRLLPKLMSGRVDVAFLRPPIHVPPTLDFCHLLYETPIVAVPSTHPLARRKKLSISDIMNEPLIVPDRRSRPHSHDVTIKLFEKFGRVPSIAQIATEKQTIIHVVSTGLGLALVPRWISGMSLAGVTYIPLILEEEDTTGRLPLAAAWMAGSRDPTRDSLMKLVHDNIDRYASRA; encoded by the coding sequence GTGGAACTTGTTGAAGAGAAAACTATTCGACTTTTGCCGAAACTGATGTCCGGCAGAGTTGATGTCGCGTTTTTAAGGCCGCCTATACACGTGCCGCCAACCCTCGATTTTTGTCATCTTCTTTACGAAACGCCTATTGTGGCAGTTCCATCGACTCATCCGCTTGCCAGACGCAAGAAATTGTCAATAAGCGACATCATGAATGAGCCTCTGATCGTTCCCGATCGGCGGTCTCGCCCGCACAGTCATGACGTCACGATCAAGCTCTTCGAAAAATTTGGGCGAGTTCCAAGTATAGCGCAAATTGCGACCGAGAAGCAGACAATTATACATGTCGTGTCGACAGGGCTTGGGCTCGCGCTCGTGCCTCGTTGGATCTCGGGCATGTCACTTGCTGGCGTCACATACATTCCCTTGATTCTCGAGGAGGAGGATACGACAGGTCGTCTGCCTCTCGCCGCCGCATGGATGGCAGGTTCGCGTGACCCCACGAGGGATAGCTTGATGAAGCTAGTTCACGATAACATCGACAGGTATGCATCGCGAGCTTAG
- a CDS encoding ester cyclase, translating to MSGRICRNVRWVIRSLGNYTSDILVMIEEGHRVSAKLRFHGLHREAMFGHAATGRHVWWNGTPIFTFESRKVRDLWVLGDIQGLIGRITENGPGDIEFEVASR from the coding sequence ATGTCAGGTCGTATCTGTCGAAATGTCCGTTGGGTGATCCGATCGCTGGGCAACTATACGTCCGACATCCTTGTCATGATCGAGGAGGGTCATAGGGTGTCGGCAAAGCTGCGCTTTCACGGCCTTCACCGCGAGGCCATGTTCGGTCATGCGGCGACAGGGCGTCACGTTTGGTGGAACGGGACGCCGATTTTCACCTTCGAAAGCCGCAAAGTTCGAGATTTGTGGGTTCTCGGGGACATCCAAGGTCTGATCGGACGCATTACTGAAAATGGCCCTGGAGACATCGAATTCGAGGTCGCCTCGCGCTGA
- a CDS encoding dioxygenase, whose protein sequence is MLIASEADVTTATLDVMARTDDLRLREILVSLVHHLHGFVRDVRLTEAEFREAVAVLNEVGQLASDTHNEMMLMAGSLGISSLVCLLNNGDGGNTETSQSLLGPFWRLDSPRVENGGSILRSDTQGDPLFVTARVIDGQGRPIAGAEVDVWHASPVGLYENQDPEQAEMNLRGKFTTDGDGRFWFRSVMMIGYPIPTSGVVGRLLKAQRRHPMRPAHLHALIFKPGFKVLISQVYDPNDPHIDSDVQFGVTRSLIGDFVRHQEPHPVQPDVAGPWYSLDYTYVMEPGEAILPRPPIR, encoded by the coding sequence ATGCTCATTGCAAGCGAGGCCGACGTAACTACCGCTACCCTGGACGTGATGGCGCGCACCGACGATCTACGACTGCGCGAGATACTGGTGTCGCTTGTTCACCATCTGCACGGCTTCGTCCGGGATGTGAGGCTGACGGAAGCGGAATTCCGGGAGGCCGTTGCGGTCCTCAACGAGGTCGGCCAGCTCGCTTCGGACACGCACAACGAAATGATGCTGATGGCAGGTTCGTTGGGCATCTCGTCCCTTGTCTGCCTGCTCAACAATGGCGATGGCGGAAACACCGAAACGTCGCAATCGCTGCTCGGCCCGTTCTGGCGCCTCGACTCTCCCCGGGTGGAGAACGGCGGCTCGATTCTCCGGTCCGACACCCAGGGCGACCCGCTTTTCGTGACGGCGCGGGTGATCGATGGCCAAGGCCGACCTATCGCTGGCGCGGAGGTCGATGTCTGGCATGCCTCGCCGGTGGGCCTGTACGAAAACCAGGATCCCGAACAGGCGGAGATGAACCTCCGCGGCAAGTTCACCACCGACGGAGACGGCCGCTTCTGGTTCCGGTCCGTGATGATGATCGGCTATCCGATCCCGACCAGCGGGGTCGTCGGGCGTCTTCTGAAGGCGCAGCGCCGCCACCCGATGCGGCCCGCACATCTGCACGCGCTGATCTTCAAGCCCGGCTTCAAGGTGTTGATCTCGCAGGTCTACGATCCCAACGACCCCCATATCGACTCGGACGTTCAGTTCGGCGTGACGCGATCGCTGATCGGTGACTTCGTACGGCATCAGGAGCCGCATCCGGTGCAGCCGGATGTGGCCGGACCCTGGTATTCGCTCGACTACACCTATGTCATGGAACCGGGCGAGGCGATCCTGCCGCGCCCCCCGATTCGCTGA
- the hpaH gene encoding 2-oxo-hept-4-ene-1,7-dioate hydratase, translated as MLTEDERREAAAAILRAERDRVPCPQLSRTYPHMEIEDAYRVQDIWAQARIDAGARVAGHKIGLTSRAMQMASKINEPDYGRILDDALYNDGAQIRADLFIKPRLEVELAFVMSEDLQGPNCRIYDVLRATEFVVPALEIIDYRTEVPRAIVDTIADNAAFGAIVVGGRPIRPMDVDIRWIGATLALNGIIEESGVSAAIMGHPAAGVAWLVNKLHAVGAKLEKGQIVLGGSFTRPVDIKRGDVVTADYGPIGAISVSFV; from the coding sequence ATGCTGACGGAAGACGAACGGCGCGAGGCCGCCGCCGCGATCCTGCGGGCCGAACGGGACCGCGTCCCCTGCCCTCAGCTTTCGCGCACCTACCCGCATATGGAGATCGAGGATGCCTACCGCGTGCAGGACATCTGGGCCCAGGCACGCATCGACGCGGGCGCACGGGTCGCCGGTCACAAGATCGGCCTGACCTCGCGCGCCATGCAGATGGCGTCGAAGATCAACGAACCCGACTATGGACGCATTCTCGACGACGCCTTGTACAATGACGGCGCGCAGATCCGCGCCGACCTGTTCATCAAGCCCAGGCTGGAGGTCGAACTGGCCTTCGTGATGAGCGAGGATCTGCAGGGTCCCAACTGTCGGATTTACGACGTCCTGCGCGCCACGGAGTTCGTCGTGCCGGCGCTCGAGATCATCGACTACCGGACCGAGGTACCGCGCGCGATCGTCGATACGATCGCCGACAATGCCGCGTTCGGGGCGATCGTCGTGGGCGGCCGGCCGATCCGCCCGATGGACGTCGACATCCGCTGGATCGGCGCGACGTTGGCGCTCAACGGCATCATCGAGGAATCCGGCGTTTCTGCCGCGATCATGGGTCATCCCGCCGCCGGCGTGGCCTGGCTCGTCAACAAGCTGCACGCCGTCGGCGCCAAGCTCGAGAAGGGTCAGATCGTGCTGGGGGGATCGTTCACCCGGCCGGTGGACATCAAGCGCGGCGACGTGGTGACTGCCGATTACGGTCCGATCGGTGCGATTTCCGTTTCATTCGTTTGA
- a CDS encoding aldolase/citrate lyase family protein, with the protein MELPRNRFKHDLLAGRQQIGLWCSLPGSYAAEAVAGAGYDWLLFDTEHSPGDPLTVLPQLQAVAPYDVSAVVRPASNDVVLIKRFLDFGAQTLLIPYVQDADEAAAAVAATRYPPAGVRGVSGLTRATRFGRIPGYAKRATEELCVLIQIETVEALQQIERIACVEGVDGLFIGPADLAASLGYAGEPGHPSVEAEVLAAISQIRAAGKPAGILTPDEAFARRCIAAGSSFTAVAIDAGILARGTEAVAARFR; encoded by the coding sequence ATGGAACTGCCTCGCAATCGCTTCAAGCATGACTTGCTGGCCGGCCGCCAGCAGATCGGGCTCTGGTGCTCGCTTCCGGGGTCGTATGCGGCGGAAGCCGTCGCAGGCGCCGGATATGACTGGTTGCTGTTCGACACCGAGCATTCGCCCGGCGACCCCCTGACGGTCCTCCCCCAACTTCAGGCCGTAGCACCCTACGATGTGTCGGCGGTGGTCAGGCCAGCGTCGAACGATGTCGTGCTCATCAAGCGCTTTCTCGACTTTGGAGCACAGACGCTTCTCATCCCATATGTCCAGGATGCCGACGAGGCCGCCGCAGCCGTCGCGGCCACTCGCTATCCGCCGGCGGGTGTGCGCGGAGTGTCCGGGCTGACGCGGGCGACCCGGTTCGGCCGGATTCCCGGCTACGCAAAGCGCGCCACCGAAGAACTCTGCGTGCTCATCCAGATCGAGACGGTCGAGGCTCTGCAACAGATCGAGCGCATCGCTTGCGTCGAAGGCGTCGATGGGTTGTTCATCGGCCCCGCCGATCTCGCCGCCAGTCTCGGATATGCCGGCGAGCCCGGCCATCCGTCGGTCGAGGCCGAGGTTCTCGCTGCCATCAGCCAAATCCGCGCGGCGGGAAAACCCGCCGGCATCCTGACGCCGGACGAGGCGTTCGCGCGCCGTTGCATCGCGGCAGGCTCGTCGTTTACCGCTGTAGCGATCGATGCCGGAATCCTTGCGCGCGGAACCGAGGCCGTCGCGGCCCGGTTCAGATAG
- the folD gene encoding bifunctional methylenetetrahydrofolate dehydrogenase/methenyltetrahydrofolate cyclohydrolase FolD codes for MSARIIDGKAIAAGLRAELKEKVEAFGKTGRTPGLAVVLVGNDPASAVYVRAKARQTVDAGMQSFEHRLPEVVSQDQLMRLVETLNDDFAVDGILVQLPLPPHIDATALLSAVDPAKDVDGFHPINAGRLATGDTRALSPCTPLGCIHLLKSVEPDLTGAHAVVLGRSNIVGKPLAQLLLGENCTVTIAHSRTRDIADLCRTADVVVAAAGQPEMVRGDWIKRGALVIDVGINRIARDGGYRLVGDVAFDEVCDRAGAITPVPGGVGPMTIAYLLQNTLKAARQRSGAAAI; via the coding sequence ATGTCAGCTCGTATCATCGATGGCAAAGCCATAGCCGCGGGGTTGCGGGCTGAGCTCAAGGAGAAAGTCGAGGCTTTCGGCAAGACTGGCCGAACGCCCGGCCTTGCCGTCGTGCTCGTCGGAAACGATCCCGCCAGCGCCGTCTACGTCCGCGCGAAGGCGCGGCAAACCGTCGACGCCGGGATGCAGTCGTTCGAGCATCGACTTCCAGAAGTTGTGTCGCAAGACCAGCTGATGCGATTGGTCGAGACTCTCAACGACGACTTCGCCGTGGACGGGATCCTGGTCCAGCTGCCACTTCCGCCTCACATCGACGCGACTGCGCTTCTGTCGGCGGTCGATCCCGCCAAGGATGTCGACGGCTTCCATCCGATCAATGCCGGCCGCCTTGCGACGGGCGATACGCGCGCCCTGTCGCCCTGCACGCCGCTCGGTTGCATCCATCTGCTGAAGAGCGTCGAACCCGACCTCACGGGTGCGCATGCCGTTGTTTTGGGGCGGTCCAACATCGTCGGAAAACCCCTCGCTCAGTTGCTTCTGGGCGAGAACTGCACGGTCACGATCGCCCATTCCCGCACCCGCGACATCGCGGACCTTTGCCGCACCGCGGACGTCGTCGTCGCAGCGGCCGGCCAACCGGAAATGGTTCGCGGCGACTGGATCAAGCGCGGCGCGCTCGTCATCGACGTGGGCATCAACCGCATTGCGAGAGACGGTGGATACCGGCTGGTTGGAGACGTCGCTTTCGACGAGGTCTGCGACCGGGCTGGAGCCATCACGCCCGTCCCCGGCGGCGTCGGTCCGATGACGATCGCCTACCTGCTGCAAAACACGCTCAAGGCCGCACGCCAGCGTTCGGGCGCCGCCGCTATCTGA
- the purU gene encoding formyltetrahydrofolate deformylase translates to MTTTDTHLLTLSCRNRPGIVAKVATHLFLHDANIQDAQQFDDEETGRFFMRVRFGLLSDAASPDELRQSFAEVATTFGMDWTMRPRREKQRVVIMVSRFDHCLTDILYRWRMGELDMEIVGIIANYPRETYAAHEFGDIPFDYLPITKETKPEQEAAVWRVVQERGADLVILARYMQVLSDDLATKLADRCINIHHSFLPGFKGAKPYHQAFERGVKLIGATAHYVTSDLDEGPIIEQDVERISHVDTPDDLVRKGRDIERRVLSRAIAWHLDGRVLRNGSKTVVFRD, encoded by the coding sequence ATGACCACGACCGATACGCATCTCCTTACCCTGTCGTGCCGAAACCGCCCGGGCATCGTGGCGAAAGTCGCCACGCACCTGTTCCTGCACGACGCGAACATCCAGGACGCCCAGCAGTTCGACGACGAGGAGACCGGGCGCTTCTTTATGCGTGTCCGCTTCGGTCTCTTATCCGATGCGGCATCGCCGGATGAACTTCGCCAGAGCTTCGCCGAGGTCGCCACGACGTTCGGCATGGATTGGACGATGCGTCCGCGCCGCGAGAAGCAGCGCGTCGTCATCATGGTCTCCCGTTTCGATCACTGCCTGACCGATATCCTGTATCGCTGGCGGATGGGCGAACTCGACATGGAGATCGTCGGCATCATCGCGAACTACCCGCGCGAGACCTACGCGGCCCACGAGTTCGGCGACATCCCGTTCGACTACTTGCCGATCACCAAAGAGACGAAGCCGGAGCAGGAAGCGGCGGTCTGGCGGGTCGTCCAGGAACGGGGTGCCGACCTCGTGATCCTGGCGCGGTACATGCAGGTCCTTTCGGACGATCTGGCAACGAAGCTCGCGGATCGCTGCATCAACATCCACCACTCCTTCCTACCGGGTTTCAAGGGGGCCAAGCCCTATCACCAGGCGTTCGAGCGGGGCGTCAAGTTGATCGGGGCGACGGCCCACTACGTCACCTCCGACCTCGACGAGGGCCCGATCATCGAGCAGGACGTCGAGCGGATATCGCACGTCGACACGCCAGACGATCTCGTTCGCAAGGGACGCGACATTGAACGGCGCGTGCTATCCCGGGCGATAGCCTGGCATCTCGACGGTCGGGTTTTGCGCAACGGGTCCAAGACCGTCGTTTTCCGGGACTAA
- a CDS encoding GntR family transcriptional regulator, producing MPAAGGSGENGKNTISTRLVSRMREAILQGELPPGSKINLDKARRTFDVSLSPMREALARLTSVGLVELHDNRGYSVAPVSLANLREITQLRAEFECLALDIAMQNGDLAWESGITRALHKLNRIHREASDTASLEAWEDAHRDFHLTLIQGCGMPILLNFCTTLHNLNDRYRRIFLTRTGGDADVEQEHNQIAQGAVARDRDYARDRLREHILRTGRNLQNALSDERAGAILAPGQPKRRRSAGARSDA from the coding sequence ATGCCCGCTGCCGGCGGGAGCGGGGAGAACGGCAAGAACACGATCTCGACGCGCCTCGTCTCGCGGATGCGGGAGGCCATCCTGCAGGGCGAGCTTCCGCCGGGTTCGAAGATCAACCTCGACAAGGCACGAAGAACATTCGACGTAAGCCTGAGCCCGATGCGGGAGGCTCTGGCCCGGCTGACCTCGGTCGGCCTCGTCGAACTTCACGACAATCGCGGTTACTCGGTGGCGCCCGTATCGCTGGCGAACCTGCGAGAGATCACGCAACTCCGCGCCGAGTTCGAATGCCTCGCCCTCGACATCGCCATGCAGAACGGCGACCTCGCCTGGGAAAGCGGGATCACGAGGGCGTTGCACAAGTTGAACCGCATCCATCGCGAGGCGTCTGATACGGCGAGCCTCGAAGCCTGGGAGGATGCCCACCGGGACTTCCACCTCACCCTGATCCAGGGGTGTGGCATGCCGATCCTGCTCAATTTCTGCACGACGCTGCACAATCTGAACGATCGCTACAGGCGGATTTTCCTCACCCGCACTGGAGGCGACGCCGACGTCGAGCAGGAGCACAATCAAATCGCCCAAGGCGCCGTTGCCCGCGATCGGGACTATGCGCGCGACAGGCTGCGCGAGCACATCCTAAGAACCGGACGCAATTTGCAAAATGCGTTGTCCGACGAACGCGCGGGCGCAATCCTCGCTCCTGGCCAACCCAAGCGCAGGCGGTCGGCAGGAGCTAGGTCAGACGCTTAG
- a CDS encoding ABC transporter ATP-binding protein: MTESLLRLEAVQASYGQSRILFDVSLTVGPGEMVGLLGRNGMGKTTTVRAVTGQLPTLGGDIIFKGRSIRSTPSHLLGRMGIGLVPEGRRIFPNLTVRENLVAAAANRSGRPDPWTLERVLALFPRLGERLGNWGSQLSGGEQQMLAVGRALMINPDLLILDEATEGLAPIVRDVIWSALRQLKSEGLSILVIDRNLRQMMEVGDRHHIIEKGRTVWSGPSQAFLSEPSLKGRYLSV, from the coding sequence ATGACCGAAAGTTTGCTGCGGCTGGAGGCGGTGCAGGCTTCCTACGGACAGTCCCGGATCCTGTTCGACGTCTCGCTGACGGTGGGCCCGGGCGAGATGGTGGGACTGCTCGGCCGCAACGGCATGGGCAAGACGACGACCGTGCGCGCGGTCACCGGCCAGCTTCCGACCTTGGGCGGGGATATCATCTTCAAGGGGCGGTCCATTCGGTCGACGCCCTCGCACCTCTTGGGGCGGATGGGCATCGGGCTCGTTCCCGAAGGCCGCCGCATCTTTCCCAACCTGACGGTTCGGGAGAACCTCGTCGCCGCGGCGGCCAACCGTTCCGGTCGGCCCGATCCCTGGACGCTCGAGCGCGTGCTCGCGCTGTTTCCCCGCCTTGGGGAGCGGCTCGGCAACTGGGGCTCGCAGCTTTCCGGCGGCGAGCAGCAGATGCTCGCCGTCGGCCGCGCGCTCATGATCAATCCGGATCTGCTGATCCTCGACGAGGCGACGGAAGGATTGGCCCCGATCGTGCGCGATGTCATCTGGAGCGCGTTGCGCCAGCTGAAGTCAGAAGGTCTTTCGATCCTGGTCATAGACCGCAACCTGCGGCAGATGATGGAAGTCGGGGACCGACATCACATCATCGAGAAGGGGCGTACGGTGTGGTCGGGGCCGTCGCAGGCTTTCCTGTCCGAGCCCTCTCTCAAGGGGCGCTACCTAAGCGTCTGA
- a CDS encoding ABC transporter ATP-binding protein, giving the protein MTATILEARGLTKRFGGLTATDDVTLAIRELTCHALIGPNGAGKTTLLSQLSGELRPTAGQIHFEGRDVTSADLGGRARLGILRSFQITSVCDDYSVFDNVVVAAQIREGHGFRFWQAPRRVRALADATRSVLEQTGLADFGDVPAGVLSHGQRRQLELAIALAMQPRVLLLDEPMAGMGPAEAERMIDLLGSLRADYTIVLVEHDMDAVFNLADTVSVLVGGRLVASGTPQEIRSNASVREAYLGHEQEDAA; this is encoded by the coding sequence ATGACGGCGACCATCCTGGAAGCAAGGGGACTGACCAAGCGGTTCGGCGGCCTCACCGCAACCGACGACGTGACGCTGGCGATACGAGAGCTCACCTGCCATGCCCTGATCGGGCCCAACGGCGCCGGCAAGACGACCTTGCTGTCACAGCTTTCGGGCGAGTTGAGGCCAACGGCGGGGCAGATCCACTTCGAGGGACGCGACGTTACGTCGGCCGACCTGGGCGGGAGGGCCCGATTAGGCATCCTGCGGTCCTTCCAGATCACGAGCGTCTGCGACGATTACTCGGTTTTCGACAACGTCGTCGTCGCGGCTCAAATCAGGGAAGGACATGGTTTTCGCTTTTGGCAGGCGCCGCGACGCGTGCGGGCGCTGGCGGACGCCACGCGATCCGTGCTGGAACAAACCGGTCTTGCCGATTTCGGAGATGTCCCCGCCGGGGTGCTGTCGCATGGCCAGCGCAGGCAGCTGGAGCTGGCGATCGCCTTGGCGATGCAGCCGCGCGTCCTGCTGCTCGACGAGCCCATGGCGGGCATGGGACCGGCTGAGGCCGAGCGCATGATCGACCTCCTCGGCTCCCTGCGGGCCGACTACACGATCGTCCTCGTGGAGCACGACATGGACGCAGTCTTCAACCTGGCCGACACCGTGAGCGTTCTCGTCGGCGGACGCCTCGTAGCCTCCGGCACACCCCAGGAAATCAGATCGAACGCCAGCGTGCGGGAAGCCTATCTGGGGCATGAACAGGAAGACGCCGCATGA
- a CDS encoding ABC transporter permease: MLNGLQSGVMLFLIASGLTLVLGIMNFVNLAHGSFYMIGAFAAVSLQLWTGSFVIAAVGACLCAAVAGLAVEYVCARRLYARSHLDQVLVTFGLIYLFNESMRLIFGPQPLASPIPQLLNGSVTLLPGLQYPLFRLTVIGVGLVVAAGMSFVVMRTRLGMLIRAGASDRGMIAVLGVNITWLYSLVFAFGAALAALAGLMSGPLYSVNVGMGENILIMALVVIVVGGIGSLKGAFYAAIVIGLIDTLGRLFLPSAIATIAIYIFMAGVLFVRPQGLFAASAPPQVEARDNGNRVTILWSLSKSRQRVTASVVGLCMIALALVPTLSTWLDDPFLLRLFLRIVIFALMVLSLDLVAGFGGLVSFGHAAFVGTGAYAVAILGWHLDHGEPLALGPIVLAGTHDALVAWPLAIASAAAMALVIGAIALRTSGLYFIMSTLAFAQMLFYLASTPSIYGGEDGLQISQRSTLPLIDLGNRPTLYYLALGLLALCLLLCWRLVNSRFGMIVQACRQNERRVRALGVRTYFYKLLLFVISGVIAGIAGVLLANSELLVSPADLSWTRSGSILIMAIFGGLGTLFGSVVGAATYLMLEFTLSEWTQHWQIVFGPMLIVFVLLARRGLFGLVLGRGGST, from the coding sequence ATGCTCAACGGCCTCCAGTCCGGCGTGATGTTGTTCCTGATCGCGTCGGGCCTGACCCTGGTCCTTGGCATCATGAATTTCGTCAACTTGGCGCACGGCTCGTTCTACATGATCGGGGCCTTCGCGGCCGTATCGCTCCAGCTATGGACGGGATCGTTCGTCATCGCCGCGGTGGGGGCTTGCCTTTGCGCCGCCGTTGCAGGCCTGGCCGTCGAGTACGTCTGTGCCAGGCGGCTTTATGCGCGTAGCCATCTGGATCAGGTGCTGGTGACGTTCGGACTCATCTACCTCTTCAACGAGTCCATGCGACTGATTTTCGGTCCCCAACCACTCGCGTCTCCGATCCCGCAACTGCTCAATGGGAGCGTGACGCTGCTGCCCGGGCTCCAATATCCGCTCTTTCGCTTGACCGTGATCGGCGTGGGGCTCGTCGTGGCAGCGGGAATGTCGTTCGTCGTGATGCGGACGCGCCTTGGGATGCTCATCAGGGCCGGCGCCTCGGATCGCGGGATGATCGCCGTTCTTGGCGTGAACATCACGTGGCTTTACTCTCTCGTATTCGCTTTCGGGGCGGCCCTGGCCGCCTTGGCTGGCCTGATGTCGGGGCCGCTCTACTCCGTCAACGTCGGGATGGGGGAGAACATCCTCATCATGGCGCTCGTCGTGATCGTGGTCGGCGGAATCGGCTCTCTCAAGGGCGCCTTCTACGCCGCGATCGTCATCGGCCTCATCGACACGCTCGGCCGCCTTTTCCTGCCGTCCGCCATCGCGACGATTGCAATCTACATCTTCATGGCCGGGGTTCTGTTCGTCAGGCCACAAGGCCTTTTTGCGGCGTCGGCTCCGCCGCAGGTCGAGGCTCGCGACAACGGAAACCGGGTCACGATCCTTTGGTCGCTCTCCAAGTCGCGGCAACGTGTGACAGCGTCGGTCGTGGGACTGTGCATGATCGCGCTCGCGCTCGTGCCGACGCTCTCGACCTGGCTCGACGACCCATTCCTTCTGAGGCTGTTCCTGCGGATCGTGATCTTTGCGCTGATGGTCCTGAGCCTCGATCTCGTCGCGGGTTTCGGCGGCCTGGTCAGCTTCGGTCATGCCGCATTCGTCGGTACGGGCGCCTATGCCGTCGCGATCCTCGGCTGGCACCTCGACCACGGCGAGCCCTTGGCGTTGGGGCCGATCGTGCTGGCAGGCACGCACGACGCGCTGGTCGCCTGGCCGCTGGCGATCGCGAGCGCGGCGGCGATGGCACTGGTGATCGGGGCCATCGCGCTCAGGACGAGCGGTCTCTACTTCATCATGAGCACGCTGGCCTTCGCTCAGATGCTGTTTTATCTCGCCAGCACCCCCAGCATATACGGGGGCGAGGACGGCCTGCAGATCTCGCAACGCTCGACCCTGCCGCTCATCGACCTCGGAAACCGGCCAACGCTATATTACCTCGCACTCGGTCTGTTGGCGCTGTGCCTCCTGCTATGCTGGCGTCTGGTCAATTCGCGCTTTGGCATGATCGTGCAGGCCTGCAGGCAGAACGAACGACGCGTCAGGGCGCTCGGGGTCAGGACCTACTTCTACAAGCTTCTGCTCTTCGTCATTTCGGGTGTGATCGCAGGCATCGCCGGCGTGCTGTTGGCCAATAGCGAGCTGCTGGTCAGCCCGGCGGACCTGTCATGGACCCGCTCGGGCAGCATCCTGATCATGGCCATATTCGGAGGCCTGGGGACGCTGTTCGGCTCCGTCGTGGGGGCGGCGACCTATCTCATGCTGGAATTCACCCTGAGCGAATGGACGCAGCATTGGCAGATCGTGTTCGGCCCGATGCTCATCGTCTTCGTCCTGCTTGCGCGACGCGGGCTCTTCGGATTGGTGCTGGGGCGGGGTGGCAGTACATGA
- a CDS encoding 4-hydroxybenzoate 3-monooxygenase, protein MKTQVAIVGAGPAGLLLAQLLKCAGIESIVVESRSRAYIENRIRAGVIEAGTVDILREAGVADGALKEGIVHEGTALRFEGRTHRLDLMELVGRGITIYPQHKLVADLVSARLGAGDPILFETPVVELSGIDSDAPTITVERNGARETIACRFVVGADGFHGPSRQALPSGDLRIWEQDYPYKWLALMVETPPPSHELIYAAHERGFTLMSMRSPTVSRIYAQVPMNVDAEAWSDDQVWSELDLRLRDGEPVPLREGAITQRSTIHLRSFVAAPMRHGSLFLAGDAAHIVPPTGAKGLNLAAADVAVLGDALKRYFGNGDRSGIDGYSERCLRRVWQVQRFSAWITHALHVSDSPFEQALNLAALRHIVENRHAALSFAENYTGLPLN, encoded by the coding sequence ATGAAGACTCAAGTCGCCATCGTTGGCGCCGGTCCGGCCGGGTTGCTTCTTGCTCAGCTGCTGAAGTGTGCCGGCATCGAGAGTATCGTCGTCGAAAGCCGCAGCCGGGCCTATATCGAGAACCGGATCAGGGCTGGGGTCATCGAGGCGGGGACCGTGGACATCCTGCGCGAGGCCGGCGTCGCGGATGGGGCGCTCAAGGAGGGCATCGTCCACGAGGGTACTGCTCTCCGCTTCGAGGGCCGAACTCATCGCCTCGATCTCATGGAACTGGTCGGTCGCGGTATCACGATCTATCCGCAGCACAAGCTCGTCGCCGATCTCGTGTCCGCGAGGCTAGGCGCCGGCGATCCGATCCTTTTCGAAACCCCAGTCGTCGAGCTGAGCGGCATAGATTCGGACGCGCCCACGATAACGGTCGAGCGGAATGGCGCACGCGAAACCATCGCATGCCGATTCGTCGTCGGCGCCGACGGCTTCCATGGCCCGAGCAGGCAGGCGCTGCCTTCCGGGGACCTGAGGATCTGGGAGCAGGACTATCCCTACAAGTGGCTCGCCCTCATGGTGGAAACACCGCCTCCTAGCCATGAGCTGATCTACGCGGCGCATGAACGCGGCTTCACGCTGATGTCGATGCGCTCCCCGACCGTCAGTCGCATCTACGCTCAGGTGCCGATGAATGTTGATGCGGAAGCTTGGTCGGACGACCAGGTCTGGTCGGAGCTCGATCTCAGGTTGCGCGACGGCGAACCCGTGCCTCTACGCGAGGGAGCGATCACCCAGCGTTCGACCATCCATCTACGCAGTTTCGTCGCTGCGCCGATGCGGCATGGCAGCTTGTTCCTCGCAGGTGACGCCGCCCATATCGTGCCGCCGACCGGAGCAAAGGGGCTCAATCTGGCTGCCGCGGACGTCGCGGTGCTAGGCGACGCGCTGAAGCGGTATTTCGGGAATGGCGACCGATCGGGCATCGACGGCTATTCCGAGAGATGCCTGCGTCGCGTCTGGCAGGTGCAGCGGTTCTCGGCATGGATCACCCATGCCCTCCACGTGTCGGACAGTCCTTTCGAGCAAGCGCTTAACCTCGCGGCTCTCAGGCACATCGTGGAAAACCGGCATGCGGCTTTGTCCTTCGCGGAAAACTACACGGGGCTTCCGCTGAACTGA